A single Mixta calida DNA region contains:
- a CDS encoding mechanosensitive ion channel family protein — MQHQILYWLRHFDVPYATPLSLAAVVAVILLISVIAHLILHRAVLPMLRRRAYGSSQQWPKSLIDNHLFNRFALLLQGVLLNIQTSLFLHSSEPLYAVLLVISQVWMMLFTLLMLFSLLDILLELSADSALARQLPLRGIFQSIKLVAAILFAIMMISVLLGKSPLVLITGLGAMTAVLMLVFKDPILGLVAGIQLSANDMLKINDWLDMPKYGADGAVIDIGLTTVKVRNWDNTITTIPTYALIADSFKNWRGMSESGGRRIKRSLNIDTTSIHFLSEEELAALQRAQLLTPYITQKKEEISRHNAELACDLTTPLNGRHLTNIGTFRAWLEAWLRSHPHIHQNMTLMVRQLAPGSDGLPLEVYAFTNTTVWLEYERIQSDIFDHIYAVLPAFGLRVHQTPTGHDLKSFAGLTADKAVR, encoded by the coding sequence GCCACCCCGCTTTCGTTAGCCGCCGTCGTCGCGGTAATTTTACTGATTTCCGTTATCGCCCATCTTATACTGCACCGCGCCGTGCTGCCGATGCTGCGACGCCGCGCCTACGGCTCCAGCCAGCAGTGGCCGAAATCGTTAATCGACAATCATCTGTTTAACCGCTTCGCGCTGCTGCTGCAGGGCGTACTGCTGAATATTCAGACCAGCCTGTTTCTGCACAGCAGCGAGCCGCTGTATGCGGTGCTGCTGGTTATCTCACAGGTCTGGATGATGCTGTTCACCCTGCTGATGCTCTTTTCGCTGCTGGATATTCTGCTGGAGCTTTCCGCCGACAGCGCGCTGGCGCGCCAGCTGCCGCTGCGCGGCATTTTCCAGAGCATCAAGCTGGTGGCGGCGATCTTGTTCGCCATCATGATGATTTCGGTGCTGTTGGGTAAATCGCCGCTGGTGTTGATTACCGGTCTGGGTGCGATGACGGCGGTGCTGATGCTGGTGTTTAAAGATCCGATTCTGGGTCTGGTGGCAGGCATTCAGCTCTCTGCCAACGATATGCTGAAAATCAACGACTGGCTGGATATGCCGAAATATGGCGCGGACGGCGCGGTAATCGATATTGGCCTGACGACGGTAAAAGTGCGCAACTGGGATAATACTATCACCACGATTCCCACCTACGCGCTGATCGCTGACTCGTTTAAAAACTGGCGCGGCATGTCGGAGTCGGGTGGACGTCGCATCAAGCGCAGCCTTAATATTGATACCACCAGCATTCATTTTCTCAGCGAAGAGGAGCTGGCGGCATTGCAGCGCGCGCAGCTGCTGACGCCCTATATCACGCAGAAAAAGGAAGAGATCTCTCGCCACAACGCTGAACTGGCATGCGATCTCACCACGCCGCTGAACGGACGACACCTGACCAATATCGGCACCTTCCGCGCCTGGCTGGAAGCCTGGCTGCGAAGCCATCCGCATATTCATCAGAATATGACGCTGATGGTGCGCCAGCTGGCACCGGGTTCGGACGGCCTGCCGCTGGAGGTGTATGCCTTTACCAATACGACGGTCTGGCTTGAATATGAACGCATTCAGTCAGATATCTTCGACCATATTTACGCCGTGCTGCCAGCCTTCGGCCTGCGCGTGCATCAAACGCCAACCG